TGATAACATACTTGTCAAGTGTTTTTTGCTTTTTTATTTCTCAAATTGCTGATTGTCAAGACTAAAAAATTATCCTATATCCAAATTACTACTAGCTACACAGTAAGCATATACATAATTTTTGTAAAAAGCATACTCTACAATGTAAAAAAGAGGTTCGCCATCAGGAGGATAAATAACTATATTTGCTGCGTCGTCTTCCATAAGCGTACGTATATTCAAAACACGAATGTTTTCCTTCAAATAAACGTCTTTTTTACCTCTGCACTTATAAGCTGCTTCTTTTGCAGACCATACTACGTTACGAATAAAGTATTTGTGTTTTTCATTTTCTTCCAATAATTCACATTCAGACATATATTTTTTAGCCAAATCTAATGAAATTATACGCATCTCTTGAATGTCTATGCCAACATCATAGGTGCCACAAACAATAGCAGCAGACATATCCTTACTGTGAGAAACTGAAATATGGTGTGTAGGAGGATAGATATAAGGCTTTCCATTTTCATCGGCAAGCATTTCTACGAACTGTTGGCTGCATAACGTTTCCTTCAAACAGCATCTGCTGGAAAGCCACTGCAAACGTCTTTTAGGATTTACACATTTTGATAGCGATAGCTCCTCTCTCTCTGTAAGTGTAAGTAATCTATATAATTCCTGTTCGGTTTCTAACGTATGCCATAAACCTATTCTAATAGAGGCATCTGAAGTAACCACAGGAATATAAGGCATATTTGATACACGCGCAAATATAAGTAAATTTCATAGTTTTTGTAAATATACTCTTCAACTTGCTACCGAGATTTTCATATTTTTGTATTTATGAGTGAGCAAACTTCTAAGAAAAACATTTACTTTAATGTAGACAACGTTTTAATTACGCTACTAGTTTTTGTGCGCTTAGCTATAATTGTGATAGTCCCGTTTGCTATCAAGGCACTTAATCCTATTGGGGAAGCCCTTAAAGACTTTAACCTTACGGACTTAGTGTTTTCTCAATTGAGAGATGAGAATAAAGTACCTACAAATACAAACATTGTAATTATAGACGTAGGCGATGCTCGTGAATGCGATAGAGGGTGCATCGCTACTGAAATTATGGCAGTCAATTCCTATCAACCCAAAGTACTTGCTTTGGACATGTTCTTCCGTAAAGAAAAAAAAGAAAACCCAGACCAAATTGCAAAAGACTCTCTATTAGAAGCTGCGCTTAGCCAATCTAAAAACTTGATTATGGCAACTCAAATGATTTACAACGATGAAACAGGAGCTTTTACAGAATTGCGGCAATCTCATCCTCGTTTTACTAAAAATGCTATACCTGCTTTTGTAAATGTAATCACAGATGAAGGAACTAAAAAAAAAGGACAAATCAGCAAACGCACAGTAAGAACTTTTACCTTAAAAGAGCGCATTGTGGATACACTTTATACGTTTGACACTCTAAGGTTTAAAACTGTACAGGAATTTCTCTATTATGAAAAACTGTTCAAAGATCGCAAACTTCATCCTCGTGCGGTATTAGATAGCCATTATGTTTTGCGACCTAAAGTAAGCAAGGTAATAGATAGCTTACATTACAGTCTACCTTATCATGTAGTCCGCTTATATGACAAGAAAAAAGCAGATAAAGCTTTAGCTCGCAAAAAGAAAAGAGATATTATCAACTACTATGGAAATGTATCCATTGGGCGATTGAAGTTTCAGTATATTCCGCGAGAAGAGTTGCTTAGTGTGTATGAAACGGTTACTTTTTATCAACAAAAAATTAAAGCAGGTATCAAACTAAACGAAAATGAACAAGCAGAGTACGAAAGTGCTTTGGAAGGCGCTAAAAATCACGAAAGAATAATCAAAGGCAAAATTGTACTAATGGGAATTGTACCTTTGATAGACATTTCAGACCCTACCAGTTTAGCTAATGTTACTTATGAAGATACTTACTACACTCCTCTAAACCCCAACTACGTAGGTAGAAGCTATCCTGACATGTACGGTTTAATGATACACGCTAATGTTATCGCAATGATTTTAGATGAGAATTACATTGATGAGTCTCCTCTGTGGCTCACAATTACGATAGCTGTGGTTTGCACTTTTCTTTCTGTGCTGTTATTTACTTATTTGTTCAATAACCATGAAACAATTTACAGACTTGCCCGCAAAACAATACAATTTATTTTAGGCATTTTGATGCTATTAGCATTAGTGTTTATTTTTCATTGGTTCAACTATTTCTTGCGCTTGGAACTCACTGCGGCTTGTATCTTTTTGAGTACAGGTTCTATGAGAATGTATTATAGAACAGTTAAGCCAATACTACAAAAAATAGGTGTGCTCAAATCTACTGAAACAGAGAATGAAAATACTACACAAGTTCAGGTAAGTAATGTAAGTACCGAATCAAGTGCTGAACAACCTAAAACTTAAAGACTTTGACGAGATGAGTTTGATAACTTAGAATTTCTTGCGTGAGGCATGCGGAGGGCGTGCGTCAGCACGGTGCGGAGCGAAGCGCAGCACCGAAGCGTCAGCGTAGCCCGTAGCACGCCGACCTTGTGGGCATGAGCACAAGCGAAATGCCCACAAGGGCACGCCCAAAAAATTAATAAAACCTAAAATAAACAAGACTTTTGTATCTTTGAAAATATGGAATATGTTATCATAGCCGTAGCTGCCTTTTTAGCTTCTACCTTGACCTTTTTTTCAGGTTTTGGTCTAAATACTTTACTGATGCCTGTTTTGGCGTTGTTCTTCCCACTACAAATTGCGATTGGATTAACTGCTGTGGTACATATTCTGAATAATACATTCAAGCTTGGTATAATCGGTAAATTTAGTCAATGGAGAATTGTGCTTAATTTTGGTGTTCCTGCTTTGGTAACTTCTTTTGTGGGCGCCTATGTTTTGGTATATGCCAGCGGTATCAAACCTTTGTTCAGATATAGTTTAACAGGTCAAACGTTTGAAATCACTTGGATAAAACTGATAACAGGGTTTTTAATTCTTATTTTTACCTATTTAGAGAGTTTGCCTTTTTTGAGAAATATGACTGTATCCCCAAAATGGATGACCATAGGAGGACTTTTAAGTGGCTTTTTCGGCGGACTTTCAGGGCATCAAGGTGCTTTGAGAAGTGTATTTTTAGTTCGTTTGACCTTAGAAAAACAAGCTTACATAGCCACAGGTACTGCTATTGCTTTCATGATAGATATAGCTCGCTTATTTGTGTATAGCAATAACATGCTATCTTACGATTTGTTAAAAAAATACTTACTGATTTTAGCCATAGCCGTTTTGAGTGCGCTACTAGGTGTAATAGTAGGTAATACCTTTTTGAAAAAAATAACTTACAGGTTAATACAACAAATTGTTACGATATTTTTAAGCATCGTAGGTTTAGCTTTGATAGCAGGGCTATTGTAACTACTTAGCTAACCACTCTTCGGGATTTTGAAGTTCTTTTCCTTTCCATATTTCAAAATGCAAAATACTTTCTCCTGACTTTTTATTTTGTGCTACTACACCTATTTCTTGAGTAAGGTTGACTTTATCTCCGCTAGACACAAAAACATCTCTCAAATTGGTATACACAGTAATAAATTCACCGTGCTGAATAAAAACGACGTTATTAAAGTTAGGTACTTCGGCTACAGCATATACTTTACCAGGAAACACAGCGCGTACGCTTTCATCAGCTTCTGTGCGAATGTCAATTCCATTATTGTTTACCATTACATTTTTAAGTACCTCATGTTCTCTTTTGCCAAAAGGAGCAACAATTACTCCTCTTGCTACGGGCCAAGGTAAAGAGCCTTTGTTTCTTGCAAAATTGGAACTTTCTACTTTGAATTCAGGGGTAGCGGCTATTTTTTCTTCCTCTTTAGTAGAGCGGCGTACAATACCCCTTATTTCGTCATTTAAGCGGTTGTATTCTCGTTTTTGCTCTTCAAGCTCTTCCATCAATTGTTTTTCTCGCAAGCTAAGTGCTCTTACCATTTCGTCTTTTTCTTGTCGCGTTTTGTCCAATCCTTCT
This Bacteroidia bacterium DNA region includes the following protein-coding sequences:
- a CDS encoding 4'-phosphopantetheinyl transferase superfamily protein, whose product is MPYIPVVTSDASIRIGLWHTLETEQELYRLLTLTEREELSLSKCVNPKRRLQWLSSRCCLKETLCSQQFVEMLADENGKPYIYPPTHHISVSHSKDMSAAIVCGTYDVGIDIQEMRIISLDLAKKYMSECELLEENEKHKYFIRNVVWSAKEAAYKCRGKKDVYLKENIRVLNIRTLMEDDAANIVIYPPDGEPLFYIVEYAFYKNYVYAYCVASSNLDIG
- a CDS encoding CHASE2 domain-containing protein, translating into MSEQTSKKNIYFNVDNVLITLLVFVRLAIIVIVPFAIKALNPIGEALKDFNLTDLVFSQLRDENKVPTNTNIVIIDVGDARECDRGCIATEIMAVNSYQPKVLALDMFFRKEKKENPDQIAKDSLLEAALSQSKNLIMATQMIYNDETGAFTELRQSHPRFTKNAIPAFVNVITDEGTKKKGQISKRTVRTFTLKERIVDTLYTFDTLRFKTVQEFLYYEKLFKDRKLHPRAVLDSHYVLRPKVSKVIDSLHYSLPYHVVRLYDKKKADKALARKKKRDIINYYGNVSIGRLKFQYIPREELLSVYETVTFYQQKIKAGIKLNENEQAEYESALEGAKNHERIIKGKIVLMGIVPLIDISDPTSLANVTYEDTYYTPLNPNYVGRSYPDMYGLMIHANVIAMILDENYIDESPLWLTITIAVVCTFLSVLLFTYLFNNHETIYRLARKTIQFILGILMLLALVFIFHWFNYFLRLELTAACIFLSTGSMRMYYRTVKPILQKIGVLKSTETENENTTQVQVSNVSTESSAEQPKT
- a CDS encoding sulfite exporter TauE/SafE family protein encodes the protein MEYVIIAVAAFLASTLTFFSGFGLNTLLMPVLALFFPLQIAIGLTAVVHILNNTFKLGIIGKFSQWRIVLNFGVPALVTSFVGAYVLVYASGIKPLFRYSLTGQTFEITWIKLITGFLILIFTYLESLPFLRNMTVSPKWMTIGGLLSGFFGGLSGHQGALRSVFLVRLTLEKQAYIATGTAIAFMIDIARLFVYSNNMLSYDLLKKYLLILAIAVLSALLGVIVGNTFLKKITYRLIQQIVTIFLSIVGLALIAGLL
- a CDS encoding peptidoglycan DD-metalloendopeptidase family protein; this encodes MVGSLAQKDIQKQKSELYQKKKEIQRKISLTKYLISKAQKEKRKSVHELATINQQIGYHEELIRVTSTELLTIDQEIQQNEQAIKQLTENLAFLKKEYALRAASAYKNGSALGILALIFSADNFNQAYQRYKYLKQFTRVRKRQMENIKETQAKLKERIEFLKQAKINKSIVVQEQITAKEGLDKTRQEKDEMVRALSLREKQLMEELEEQKREYNRLNDEIRGIVRRSTKEEEKIAATPEFKVESSNFARNKGSLPWPVARGVIVAPFGKREHEVLKNVMVNNNGIDIRTEADESVRAVFPGKVYAVAEVPNFNNVVFIQHGEFITVYTNLRDVFVSSGDKVNLTQEIGVVAQNKKSGESILHFEIWKGKELQNPEEWLAK